A portion of the Juglans microcarpa x Juglans regia isolate MS1-56 chromosome 1D, Jm3101_v1.0, whole genome shotgun sequence genome contains these proteins:
- the LOC121267366 gene encoding COBRA-like protein 7 has protein sequence MSDRFRHFVTVLVLFAVLPFLAAQSPSTGADSCNGVYLSYTYSSGTKLMPNLTSDLSQQPYRFESDLTVLNNGLVELKSWKVFVGFKHGEYLVSASNAVLSDGNRLPGSVENGTVFSGYPMTDLKTAVETAGDLTQIQVRVHLVGTQFGVAPPEIPLPANISLANDGWLCSSSSAEGNVTEVCCTQEDPSAKSNMTVDEEFLPRQSGDLTIMYDVIQTYESNYLAQVTLSNQNSLGRLDNWKLSWEWTRGEFINAMKGAYPSVVDSSECIFGAQGAYYQSLDFSTVLNCERTPIIIDLPPTKYNDTILGLTPYCCRNGTILPREMDPSKSISAFQVQVYKMPPDLNRSRLIPPVNWKINGTLNPDYQCSQPVRVSPSQFPDRSGLPVNSTAIASWQVVCNITHPKGESPKCCVSFSAYYNESIIPCKTCACGCPGNTARSCSSTTPAMHLPSNALLLPFENRTALATAWAELNHQPVPNPMPCGDNCGVSINWHLYTDYNNGWSARITIFNWDETTFADWFAAVQLDKATPGFQAMYSFNGTTLALNGVNNTIFMQGNPGLNYLVAETDGANPEKDPRVPGKQQSVISFTKKKTPGISVTNGDGFPTKVYFNGEECSLPSVFPTGGGNRRGPLIVLSVLALLSMFI, from the exons ATGTCCGATCGTTTCCGTCACTTCGTCACCGTTTTGGTTCTATTCGCCGTTTTACCATTCTTGGCTGCTCAGTCTCCTTCGACGGGCGCTGATTCGTGCAACGGCGTATACTTGTCCTACACTTACAGCAGCGGAACGAAGCTCATGCCGAATCTCACGTCGGATCTGAGCCAGCAGCCCTACCGTTTCGAGTCCGATTTGACCGTACTCAACAACGGGCTCGTGGAGCTCAAGTCTTGGAAGGTCTTCGTGGGGTTCAAGCACGGCGAGTACTTGGTCTCTGCCTCCAACGCCGTTCTGTCCGACGGCAACAGACTCCCCGGTAGCGTCGAGAATGGAACCGTTTTCTCCGGCTACCCGATGACGGACCTCAAAACGGCGGTGGAGACCGCGGGGGACTTGACCCAGATTCAAGTCCGGGTCCACCTGGTGGGGACGCAGTTCGGTGTTGCTCCACCTGAGATTCCGTTGCCCGCTAACATTTCGCTTGCCAATGATGGTTGGCTTTGTTCTAGCTCATCTGCAGaag GGAATGTTACTGAAGTTTGTTGCACACAAGAAGACCCGAGTGCTAAATCAAACATGACTGTAGATGAGGAGTTCCTGCCTCGCCAGAGTGGCGACCTTACTATTATGTATGATGTGATCCAAACATATGAGTCGAACTACTTGGCACAGGTCACACTCTCAAACCAAAACTCTCTTGGCCGTCTCGATAACTGGAAATTGAGCTGGGAATGGACAAGAGGTGAATTCATCAATGCCATGAAAGGGGCATATCCATCTGTTGTCGATTCTTCTGAATGCATATTCGGCGCGCAAGGTGCATATTACCAGAGTTTAGACTTCTCCACTGTATTAAATTGTGAAAGAACTCCAATCATAATTGACCTGCCTCCAACCAAGTACAATGACACGATCCTTGGTTTGACCCCGTATTGTTGCCGAAATGGTACGATCTTGCCACGAGAGATGGACCCAAGCAAGTCAATTTCTGCATTCCAGGTTCAAGTGTATAAAATGCCACCAGATCTCAATCGATCGCGGCTTATTCCACCAGTGAATTGGAAGATCAACGGTACACTCAACCCTGATTATCAATGTAGCCAGCCAGTGCGGGTGAGTCCTAGCCAATTTCCAGATCGAAGTGGCTTACCAGTAAATTCAACTGCAATTGCCAGTTGGCAGGTCGTCTGCAATATAACACATCCCAAGGGAGAAAGCCCCAAATGCTGCGTCTCATTTTCAGCATACTATAATGAGTCTATCATTCCATGCAAAACTTGTGCATGTGGGTGCCCTGGTAACACAGCTCGTAGTTGTAGTTCGACAACTCCAGCTATGCATCTTCCATCAAATGCGCTTCTTTTGCCTTTTGAAAATCGGACTGCCTTGGCCACAGCTTGGGCTGAACTTAATCATCAACCAGTACCAAACCCGATGCCCTGTGGAGATAACTGTGGGGTCAGTATTAACTGGCATTTGTACACAGACTACAATAACGGATGGAGTGCAAGAATCACGATATTCAATTGGGATGAAACTACCTTTGCTGATTGGTTTGCTGCAGTGCAATTGGACAAGGCAACACCTGGTTTTCAAGCGATGTACTCATTCAATGGAACAACCTTGGCGTTAAATGGAGTCAACAATACGATATTCATGCAGGGTAATCCTGGATTAAATTATCTTGTGGCAGAAACAGATGGAGCTAACCCAGAAAAGGATCCCAGGGTGCCTGGTAAACAACAGTCTGTGATCTCCTTCACTAAGAAAAAGACCCCTGGAATTAGTGTGACTAATGGAGATGGGTTTCCCACTAAAGTATACTTCAATGGAGAGGAGTGTTCATTGCCTTCAGTATTTCCAACCGGTGGTGGAAATCGAAGGGGTCCACTTATAGTTCTTTCAGTCTTAGCGCTTCTGTCCATGTTCATATAG